The following are encoded in a window of Primulina eburnea isolate SZY01 chromosome 4, ASM2296580v1, whole genome shotgun sequence genomic DNA:
- the LOC140829867 gene encoding lignin-forming anionic peroxidase-like: protein MGSFTSSFCTLFSLTSILFLLSSISCEAQLSTIFYSKTCPNALATIRTSVRRAVSAERRMAASLIRLHFHDCFVQGCDASILLDETPSIQSEKTAFPNINSARGYNVIEDAKREVERICPGVVSCADILTLAARDASVAVGGPTWDVKLGRKDSTTANRAQANTDLPSPFADANTLISAFAVKGLNTRDMIALSGSHTLGQAQCFLFRSRIYSNATDIDPGFASTRRRQCPQTGGDTNLAPLDLVTPNSFDNNYFRNLVQRKGLLQSDQVLFTSASTNSIVLEYSRNPGAFAADFAAAMIKMGEIQPLLAPNGIVRRTCGAIN from the exons ATGGGTAGCTTTACGAGTTCATTTTGCACTCTTTTTTCCCTTACATCCATCTTGTTTTTACTCTCTAGCATTTCTTGTGAAGCACAACTATCCACAATTTTTTATAGCAAAACATGCCCAAATGCACTTGCTACGATTCGAACATCCGTCAGACGGGCAGTATCGGCGGAGCGTCGCATGGCGGCCTCACTCATTCGGCTCCACTTTCACGATTGTTTTGTTCAGGGATGCGATGCATCGATTCTGCTAGATGAGACGCCTTCTATTCAAAGTGAGAAAACAGCTTTTCCCAATATAAATTCTGCAAGAGGATACAACGTCATAGAGGACGCTAAGCGTGAGGTGGAGCGCATATGTCCTGGTGTAGTTTCATGTGCGGACATACTCACCTTAGCAGCACGTGATGCCTCAGTTGCT GTTGGTGGTCCGACGTGGGATGTGAAGCTCGGAAGAAAGGACTCCACCACCGCAAACCGTGCTCAAGCAAACACCGATCTTCCCAGTCCTTTTGCTGATGCCAACACCCTTATTTCCGCCTTCGCCGTTAAGGGACTTAACACAAGAGACATGATTGCGCTGTCAG GATCACATACACTCGGCCAAGCCCAATGCTTTTTGTTTCGGTCAAGAATATACAGCAACGCAACCGATATTGATCCTGGCTTTGCTAGCACTCGAAGGCGCCAATGCCCTCAAACAGGTGGTGACACCAATCTGGCTCCACTTGATTTGGTGACACCAAATTCATTCGATAACAACTACTTCAGGAATTTGGTACAGAGAAAGGGTCTTCTTCAATCCGATCAGGTTCTTTTCACTTCCGCGTCAACAAACAGCATCGTCCTCGAGTACAGCAGGAATCCAGGAGCTTTCGCTGCTGATTTCGCTGCTGCAATGATAAAGATGGGGGAGATTCAGCCATTACTTGCACCAAATGGGATCGTAAGGAGGACTTGTGGCGCTATTAATTAA